The window CTTGGCTTTTCTGGCGCTGAGGTCCGCCATGTCGTGTTCGTCCCGGACGAGCTGGGGAGTCAGGAAAACAAGCAGGTTGAGTTTTTCTGTCTGGCGGCTTTGAAACCGGAAAAGCCAGCCAATCAAGGGGATATCCCCGAGGAGGGGAACTTTTCGCTCGCTGATGGTGACGTTGTCCCGCACGAGTCCGCCCACCACGATGGTTTGATTGTCTCTGGCGATGGTGGTCGTTTCCATGGACCGTTTGGTCGTGGTGGGACCGACAGGGATGCTGGCGGTGCCTGATCCGATGGTTTGCGCCACGTTTTCAGCGATGGCGGTAATTTCCTGTTTGAGCTCCAGGCGGATGAGGTCGTCCTCCAGAACCTGGGGGGTGAGTTCCAGTGTGACGCCGACGTCTTTCCGCTCAATGGTGACGAGGGTGCCGCCGGTGATGCCCTGGGCCTGGCCGGTCGGGAAAGGACGATTTTCACCGACGACGATTTTGGCCTTCTGGTTATCGGCGGCCAGGACTTGCGGCGTCGAGAGAATGTTCGTGTCCGTAAGGCTCATGAGCAGCTGCAGGAAGGCGCGGACATTGACCGTGTTGAGAACGGCGGCGGTGCCCCCCGAGGCGACGCCGCTGATGGTCTGGGCGATGGCGGCCAGATCTTCCGGTGCGCGATTGAATCCCGCGATCCCCTGCAGCGCTCCTGCTTTGCCGGAACCGATGACTTGGAGGGGGTCGGTGCCGATCTGTCGAAGCCGGTCAACCTGCACTTCCAAAATGACGGCCTCGACAAACACCTGTTTGCGGCGGGTATCCAAATCGTGAATAACCGATTGCAGGCGGCTGTATGCCGCCTTGGTGGCGCTGATGACAATGGCGTTCGTCGCTTTGTCGGCAAAGACTTGGACGGGGGCTTCGAATTCGGTCAGCGGCCGCATGGGGGGCCTCGTGCCCGGCGAGGTCTGGGCGACCGTTTGCGATCGGGCGACCAGGTTGGTCAGCACGGCGGCCAGGTCGGTGGCGTTGGCATGCTTGAGTTTGTACACGTACACACCACGCTCGGGAGGCAGTTCGCCCATGGGGACGATTTGATGGATGCCGCCCTTGGCCACGACAGCCAGGCGGCTGACCTCCAGCGCGGAGACGAACATGCTATAGGCCTGATCCGGAGTCACCTTCGTGGGGGAAAAGACGGAGATCTTGATGTTCTGTTTTTTGATCGTATCGTCGAGGACGAAGTTCTTGCCCGTCAACTCGCTGATGAACCGGACAAAGACCGGGATATCGACTTCATTGAAATCGAGGGTAATCTTGCCGGATGAGGTTCCCGGGGATTCGGCGTAGGCCGACATTGGCTGCATGGCCAGGAGGAGTGCCAAGGCCGCGCCAAGCCAGCGTCCCGTTCGGCGGGGTCGATACGGCGATGACAGGAACAAATCTCTAGCCACAATCCCTCAATACGTATTGGACCTAGCCGACAATGGACGAACGATCCCACCAGGGAAGCTATCATAGGGGGCGTGGAGAGACAACCGACGAGCAGATTTTTACCGGGGGGCTTCCGATGGGCCTCAGGATTTTCCCGATTCCAGCCGATAGAGCGATATCAGATGGACAACGGGTACTTGCTATGAACTCACAGCCCCTACACGATAAGGTTCAGGCGTTCGCACAACGCTTGCTTGACGAAGCACAGGGCGATCCTGTGCGTGCCTTGGGCCTTCTGGTGCTGGTCTTGGACGATGCCGAGCTGGAGTCTGGCGATCATGTGCATCGACTGGTGGCGCAGGTTCGGAAAGTGCTCGTGCCGGAGCATGCCATTGAGTCCGGCCAGCCCATTCAGCATCTTGCCGGAGAGGCGTCCTGGGAAGGCGTCCAGCATTGTTTGCGATGTGGGAAGGTCCTCACGAAGCAGGGCCGCGACGTGGAACATGCGATCCTGTCCGGCTATGTCTATGAGGTGGGGTCCCGTGTGACAGCGGATGCGTGCGATGATTTCGAGCCGTGCCAGTAGGACGGGCCTTCCCGGATCGTCTTATTCGCTTGTTCTGACGAACAATCCCTCTTCTAATCGCCCCAATTAAAATAAAAGCCGAACCCTGCGTGTTGCGCCGTTATGCGGCGTGGTGGGCTGCGGTGGCGTCGGGAGTACGCTGGTCCTTTACGAAGACGCTGCCTTGGAGCGTTTTGGCGCGTTTCTTGAGTTCCGATGCGATCTTGCTGACATCGCCGGGATGGTCGATGGAACGGTGGCAGTTGGTCACCACGGCAATGGACAAGCTCATGATGGGAAATTGTTCGCGGTTGCCTTTCCGATCGACGGAGTCGATATAGCCGCGCAGGCGCTCCTCCCGGTCGTAAAAGTCAGGAATCACCAGATCGAACCGCTTGATGATGGTCTCGCAGATGGCGTCGATACGGTCGGGCGCGCTCATGAAGACAAAATCGTCGCCGCCCACATGCCCGACAAAGCCTTCTGTTCCCGCCAGCTCGCTGACGACGGTGGAGAGGATGCGGCAGGTGACGACGAGGACTTCGTCGCCACGGCCATAGCCGTAGCGATCGTTGAAGGACTTGAAATTGTCGATGTCGAGATAGGCCAGCGCGAAGGGTTTGCCGCTCTCGATCCGTGCCGTGGTTTCAAACAGGATCGTGGTGTTGCCGGGAAGCCTGGTTAGCGGATTGGCATCGAGCGAGCGGGTTAGCCGGCTCATGCAGAGGCGCACCCGATGGACGATTTCGTCGGGGCGATAGGGCAGGCAGATATAGTCATCCACGTGCAGGGCGCCCCAGTCGACATCGTTGAGCCGGCTTTCGCGGATGAGGACGATAAGGGGCAGCCGCCCCAAAAACGGGTCATTTTTCAGCTGCCGGGTCAGAGATTCGACCGATCGCCCGCTGGTCCCTTCTGCTGCCAGCATCAGGTGGGGCGGGTCATGGACAAGTTCATGCAGGGCGATGCTGGACAAATCCCCCGCCACGACCTGGTAGCCCGCGCTGGTGAGGAGGCTCGACAGGGATTCCATTTCGACGGGGTCGTTGTGGAGGATCAGCACCCGCTGGGTTGGTGTGGACTTGGTCATAGATAGTCGTCGATGGCGAGAAATTCCTCTGACGCGGCGGCGAGGCAGCCGGCCAGAGTCTCGTCGGTCAATCCCACCAGCTCCCAGGCCTGGCGCGAGAGGGGCGGGATCAGGTCATCGCCAGGATTGCCGCAGGCCATGCCTTTGACGAGGATGTCGGCAACATGGACCACGGCGGTCTGGAGGGGGGCCTCCTGCGCCGCGCCCGGCTGATGGTGAAACATGATCGGCTCCCGGAGCGCGGTCGGCAAATGCCAGGCATTGGCCAGCCATCCGCCGACGTTGGCATGGGAGACCTCGTACAATTCCTGTTCGACTTCAAACATCGGGCGGTCGCCAGCTGGATTCGCCGCTCGAATCTTGGTGCCCACTTCCGGCCATTTGACGTACAGAATGACTTTGCCGATATCGTGCAGGAGGCCGGCGACAAAGACCTCTTCCGGGTTCTTCATATTCAAGTGTTTGCCGAGGATTTGCGAGGTGATGGCCACGCCGAGCGAATGCCGCCATAACTGCACCATGCCGGCGTCTTTCATGATGTCGTAGGCCGTCGCGCAGAGCGTGAGCCCTTTGACCACGTTAAGGCCGAGGATCACCACGGCGTGCGGCACGGATGCGATGCGGGAAGGAAATCCGTAAAAAGGCGAATTCGCCAGGCGCAGGACTTTTGCCGCCAGCACCTGATCCTTTTCGATCAGGGAGCCGATGTCTTCGGCGGAAACATTCGGCCGCCCGATCATCGAGGTCAGTTTCTGCACCACGTGCGGCAGGGTGGGCAGGTCGCCGAGTTGGCCGATTCGCTGACGGAAATCTGTGGCTGTGACGCTCATGACGTGGAGGCTTCCCCTTCTGTGCCGGCAACGCCGTGTGTCTGCTGGAGGTGCAGGCGAAGGGCGGCCAGGATGTTCTGTTGGAGCGGATCGCGGATGACGCGGCGAAAGCGGTGCTCCAGCTCGGCTTCCAGTTCCGCCAAGGTCTTGCCGGTAGCGGTTCCGGCGTCTCCCTCGACATAGACCGACGTCAGCTCCAGGCGTTTGAGCCGGTCGATCATGGCGTCATCCAGGGTGGTGCCGGCCGAGATAATCGGGAGCCCGTTGGCATTGGTGACCGGTTTGGCGAGGACCATGCCGGGCAAGACTTCGGTGATGACCACGCGTTTCATCGTCGTACGTTCCTACCGTTGGATCATTGAAAAACGCACTATCATGTGCAGAGGCGAGGACGCATGGATTCCAGCCATCGCCTGCTCTTCCGCAGAGGCTGTATCGGTTTTTCTGCTGATTTTCTGAAGGTTGAGCCCATCACGGAATTCCGTGGATGCCCACTGAGCGGTTCGGAGTGGGCAGTGGGAGAGCAGGAGATGGAGCTCGTCGCCTATCGCCGGTTTCGTGAGCAAGGAGTGGGCGGATCCTGCACGAGTGTTCAAAAATGGAAAGCCTGCTTGGCTAGTGACGGGCGTCACAAAAATAATTTTCACGAGAGATCAATGGGTTGACCCATGGACGGCATTCCTGGTCTGAGGCGCATCGCTTGCATGGTAAAGGGGTTCCCTCGCTATCCCGGATGGCGCGGACTCCGATTAAGTCGCGTGAATCGGTCACCGATAAGACTGACAACCCTTTCGGATCTGCAAGAGAGAACAAGAGAGAATAGAGATATTATTGTGCGTGCCGCAAAGAAATCGCCACTCAAACCCGACCAGAAAAGCACAGCCCTGAACAGCAAGCGGGGTGGGGCCGACTATAGCAAGAAGGCCGCGCTGCTCGAAGACGCCATTGCCCAGATGAATGCCGGGAAGTATGGGCGATCGTCAGCGGCGCTGAAGGAACTGCTGGCCCTTGATCCCCTCAACCTGGAGGCTCGCCGGCTCTTTGCCACGCTGCATCTACGCCTCGGCAGTCTGCTGCCGGCCAGGCAAGCATTCGAGGCGTTGGCGAACGAGGCGTTGGAACGGCAAGACTACTGGCTGGCCGAATCACTGTTGCGGGAATATCTCGTGGCCGGTCCCCGCTGCGTGCCGTTCATCGAGAAGCTGGGGATTGTCTACCAGGAAAAGGGCGATGAACTTGCTGCGGCGGAAGAATTCGGCAAGGCCATCGACGTTCTGCTCGAAGATCCCGATACGGAGAATCCCAACAAGCCCACCCAGCTGTATGCCAAGATTCGTGAGCTGGCACCGGCAAGTCCTCCGGCGTTTCGTCTGGCGAATTATTTTGATGCGCAAACCGGAGAGCTGATTGTCCGTCCGGCGGCGGCCCCTGCTGAATTGAGCGTATCAGAGGCCTCTCCGTCTGAGTTGGTTGAACCAGCGATGCCAGAGGTGTCTCGCGATACTCTGCTGAGGCCCGACGAGCCGGTGTCCGGTGTGATGCCATGGGACCGAGTTGGGGAAGAGGGCTCTTCCGCCCCGTCATCCGGCTATCAGTCCGATATCACGGACTGGCAGATCTCTTCACCGCTGCCTGAGTCTGCGCAGGGCCAGATCGAAGCGGAGAGTGCCTCGGGAGCGGATCCTCGGACCGACTATTCATCGGACAGTCATGCCACAGAAGCGGCCGCGGTCGGCGAGCCGGTGGTGTCTTCCGAATCGACCTCTCAGGCTCCCATTCCCGATTCTCCGGCGTTGAACATCACGAGCGAGTCCATTGTCACGGATACGCCACTCTCTCGCGTAGAGGAGGGGCCGCAAGCGGTCCAGCCGGCTCAACCGATTGAATCCGTTCCGGCTCAGATGCCGTGGGATCAGGTGCAAGAGGTCACGGTTACCATCCCGCCAGTAGAAGCCAGTTCCGGCGTCGAATCACGACCGATGGATATTTCGTCTGCGGAGTCGCCAGCGGTGACTGCGTCCGAAGGACCCTGGTCTTATGACGCGAACGGTCCGCAAACTCCTTCGAATATAGAGACGGCCGCTGACTCGGTATCAGCCCCGATGCCGTGGGATCAAGTGCAAGATGTCACAGTGACGATTCCCCATGCCGACGAGTCCAGTGGCATCGAAACCCGGTCGGCGAGCTCGGTAGCCACAGAGTCTCCGTTCTTTGCTTTGTCGGATGCCGTTCAAGCCGAGCCGCAGGCGGGGAGTCTGTCAGCCTGGACCGCTCCCGATACGGCCTCGGCCAGGCCTGAGGCGGCAAGCCCGGATTTGCCCCCGGAAGCATCTTTCCCATCGCATTCTGTGGAAGAGCCTGTTTCGACAGGTGAGGCAGCTCCAGCTGCTTTAGCCTCACCGGCAGACGCGCCGCTGTCTGCGGCCGTTGAGCCGATGGACGCTTCAACTACATGGGAGCAGGCTCAGGAACTTTCGGCCGGTCCTGCAGATTCTCCGCAGGAGCCAGTCAGCGGTGAGGCCCCGATCTCAGGGCCGCCGCCGGCCGACTCGATATCACCGTCTGAGAATCCGCCTCTTCCGGAGAAAACGGAGACGCCTAAGAATACAGGATTCTCCTGGGAGTCGATTTTCAGCACCTGGAAATATGGCCCCTCATCGTCGTCCTCAAAAAAGCCAGTTCATCTTGCTCCAGTTGATGCGCCGCGCGAAACGGGAGTCTTGCTTCCGCCTGCGGAATCAGTGGCGCCAGCTGCTGCGGTTCACGAGGCCCCAGCCGCAGATCCCACGCCGGTGATGGAGACTCCGCCGGAGCCGGTGGCCCAGGCCATAATCAGTGAGCAGGCGCAAGAGGTTCCTATCACCATTCCACTGGTGGAGCCGGTTGAACATCGCCCAGCGGATTCCGCTGTGGACATGGCTGTGGCGCCCGCGGAAGCTATTGCGGAGATTCCTCAGGAGGTCGCACCGGCAGTCGATCAGCCAGAGGCTCTGGTTCTTCCGACCCCGACGATGGCCGATACGATTGAGCCGGTTTTGGTTCCTCCCTCGCCGGAAATCGGGACTGCCGCGTCGTGGGGTGATTCATCGATGGAAATGGCGGCAGAGCCTGCACCGGTTGCCGAGCCGGCAATGGAGGCTGCGCCGCCGGTTGAGCCGTTGCCGCAGGAGGTCTCGAGTCCTGCCGCAGTACATTCCGAACCGCCGGTGCAGCCGGACGAATTCCGGTTTGTCGCTTCAGGCGGGCCCGCTTCCTTAGATTCGGCACCAGAGGCTGCATTGCGGGAGGTCTTCAGTCCTGCCGTAGCCAGTCCTGACCCGTTGGTGCAGCCCGACGAATTCCGGACGATTTCAGCACGTGAGGCGATCTCCTCGGTGGCCGATGAGGAGAGAGAGGAGCTTCTGAGCCCCGCTTCGCTTGGCGTAACGCCATTGATTCCGCCGGAGGCCTGTCAGGTGGTTTCCGCGGGAGAGCCGGCGGCGGTCAGCGAACCGGTATTGAACAAGGAGGAGCAACTGGTTGCTCCTCAGGTCTTGAGTCATGATGCCATTCCGATGGTGGAGTCTCCCGTTTACGAGCGTTCGGAAGGGACGAAGGAAAGTCCTGGGGTATCCCACAGCGCGGCGGCCGTCGAGCCGGCACACCACGCGGTAGACCTTGCCGGCCCCTCTGCGGTATCGCCTGTCAGTGTTCCGGCAGTGGAGGACTCGGTCCCCGCCGTGCCCCAGCCTCCGCCTGTGCCGGAACAAGAGGCGTGGGTGAGAACTGGCGAGTCTGTTCGGTTGGTTGATTCTCGGCGCATTCAATCGGCCAGGCCGGCCGCTCGAGATTCCGGGGAGCCGGCGTCTGCCCCTGTGGCGTCAGCCGTCGATGCGCTGTTTCAATCGTCCGGGCGCATGGCGCGAACACACACGAGCGAACAGGCGACGGCCGCCAAACCTCGTCCACGAATCGGTGCAAAGCTGGCCCGTGTCGGGCTGGCCCTGTCCGCGTTCATTGGCTCCTGTTTCTCCACCTCGCAGGCACTGATCATGTCGCTCGTCGGGCTGGTGGCCGTGGTGGGCGCCTTGGCGGCGATCGCGATCGGAGCGGTGGGGGTGGCGTGGGTCATCATGGAAGAGAAACCGAGTCCGGCCTTCCAAAGCTTAACCGCGGCGCCGCAACATTCGCCGATGGATTCACGGAAGAACGGGTATGTGCTGCTGCTTGGATTCGATGCGGAGGCGGGGGCCGATCCGATTCAAGCAGGGTATGAGCGCAAGCCTGGTGTGAACGAGGAGGAAGCCTTGTCGGCCTGTTTGGGCGGGCCCGATGGCCATTCCGGTGGGGGGCCGCTCAATGCCACGGCGAGTGTGGCAGACGGGTGGTTCCGCTCGTCCAATCCGGTGGCGCA is drawn from Nitrospira sp. and contains these coding sequences:
- a CDS encoding diguanylate cyclase; its protein translation is MTKSTPTQRVLILHNDPVEMESLSSLLTSAGYQVVAGDLSSIALHELVHDPPHLMLAAEGTSGRSVESLTRQLKNDPFLGRLPLIVLIRESRLNDVDWGALHVDDYICLPYRPDEIVHRVRLCMSRLTRSLDANPLTRLPGNTTILFETTARIESGKPFALAYLDIDNFKSFNDRYGYGRGDEVLVVTCRILSTVVSELAGTEGFVGHVGGDDFVFMSAPDRIDAICETIIKRFDLVIPDFYDREERLRGYIDSVDRKGNREQFPIMSLSIAVVTNCHRSIDHPGDVSKIASELKKRAKTLQGSVFVKDQRTPDATAAHHAA
- a CDS encoding HDOD domain-containing protein, which encodes MSVTATDFRQRIGQLGDLPTLPHVVQKLTSMIGRPNVSAEDIGSLIEKDQVLAAKVLRLANSPFYGFPSRIASVPHAVVILGLNVVKGLTLCATAYDIMKDAGMVQLWRHSLGVAITSQILGKHLNMKNPEEVFVAGLLHDIGKVILYVKWPEVGTKIRAANPAGDRPMFEVEQELYEVSHANVGGWLANAWHLPTALREPIMFHHQPGAAQEAPLQTAVVHVADILVKGMACGNPGDDLIPPLSRQAWELVGLTDETLAGCLAAASEEFLAIDDYL
- a CDS encoding secretin N-terminal domain-containing protein, encoding MARDLFLSSPYRPRRTGRWLGAALALLLAMQPMSAYAESPGTSSGKITLDFNEVDIPVFVRFISELTGKNFVLDDTIKKQNIKISVFSPTKVTPDQAYSMFVSALEVSRLAVVAKGGIHQIVPMGELPPERGVYVYKLKHANATDLAAVLTNLVARSQTVAQTSPGTRPPMRPLTEFEAPVQVFADKATNAIVISATKAAYSRLQSVIHDLDTRRKQVFVEAVILEVQVDRLRQIGTDPLQVIGSGKAGALQGIAGFNRAPEDLAAIAQTISGVASGGTAAVLNTVNVRAFLQLLMSLTDTNILSTPQVLAADNQKAKIVVGENRPFPTGQAQGITGGTLVTIERKDVGVTLELTPQVLEDDLIRLELKQEITAIAENVAQTIGSGTASIPVGPTTTKRSMETTTIARDNQTIVVGGLVRDNVTISERKVPLLGDIPLIGWLFRFQSRQTEKLNLLVFLTPQLVRDEHDMADLSARKAKEINILQRDNRIEEPTRLKQDVLERLERPAPASPAPAEPKTP